One window of the Acinonyx jubatus isolate Ajub_Pintada_27869175 chromosome A2, VMU_Ajub_asm_v1.0, whole genome shotgun sequence genome contains the following:
- the SHISA5 gene encoding protein shisa-5 isoform X4: MSGFGATVAIGLTIFVLSVVTVIICFTCSCCYLYKMCRRPRPVVTTTTATTVVHTPYPQPPSVPPSYPGPTYQGYHPMPPQPGMPAAPYPTQYPPPYPAQPLGPPAYHETLAGGAAMPYPATQPPYNPAYMDPPKAAP, translated from the exons ATGTCAGG GTTTGGGGCAACCGTAGCCATCGGCCTGACCATCTTTGTGCTCTCTGTCGTCACCGTCATCATCTGTTTCACCTGCTCCTGCTGCTATCTCTACAAGATGTGCCGCCGGCCACGTC CGGTTGTGACCACCACCACGGCCACCACCGTGGTACACACCCCTTACCCTCAGCCTCCAAGTGTGCCGCCCAGCTACCCCGGACCGACGTACCAGGGCTATCACCCCATGCCCCCGCAGCCAGGGATGCCAGCGGCACCCTACCCGACACAGTACCCACCACCTTACCCCGCCCAGCCGTTGGGCCCCCCGGCTTACCATGAGACATTGGCCG GAGGTGCGGCCATGCCCTACCCTGCCACCCAGCCTCCTTACAACCCAGCCTACATGGACCCCCCGAAGGCAGCCCCCTGA
- the SHISA5 gene encoding protein shisa-5 isoform X3, which yields MGFGATVAIGLTIFVLSVVTVIICFTCSCCYLYKMCRRPRPVVTTTTATTVVHTPYPQPPSVPPSYPGPTYQGYHPMPPQPGMPAAPYPTQYPPPYPAQPLGPPAYHETLAGGAAMPYPATQPPYNPAYMDPPKAAP from the exons ATGGG GTTTGGGGCAACCGTAGCCATCGGCCTGACCATCTTTGTGCTCTCTGTCGTCACCGTCATCATCTGTTTCACCTGCTCCTGCTGCTATCTCTACAAGATGTGCCGCCGGCCACGTC CGGTTGTGACCACCACCACGGCCACCACCGTGGTACACACCCCTTACCCTCAGCCTCCAAGTGTGCCGCCCAGCTACCCCGGACCGACGTACCAGGGCTATCACCCCATGCCCCCGCAGCCAGGGATGCCAGCGGCACCCTACCCGACACAGTACCCACCACCTTACCCCGCCCAGCCGTTGGGCCCCCCGGCTTACCATGAGACATTGGCCG GAGGTGCGGCCATGCCCTACCCTGCCACCCAGCCTCCTTACAACCCAGCCTACATGGACCCCCCGAAGGCAGCCCCCTGA
- the TREX1 gene encoding three-prime repair exonuclease 1 yields MGSQAPPPGPVQTLIFLDLEATGLPSSRPKVTELCLLAVHRCALESPPTPQGQPPTVPSPPRVVDKLSLCVAPGKACSPEASKITGLSTAVLAAHGRQRFDADLANLLQAFLQRQPQPWCLVAHNGDRYDFPLLQAELALLGLASVLDGAFCVDSIAALKALEQAGSHSEHGPRKSYSLTSIYTRLYGQAPPDSHMAEGDVLALLSICQWRPQALLRWVDAHARPFSTVKPMYGVVASAGTKPGPSATAATVSLTRARDTSPKLGRGRKPKALLPMEGPGASPREGLLAPLGMLAFLTLAIATLYGLSLATPGQ; encoded by the coding sequence ATGGGCTCGCAGGCCCCACCGCCGGGTCCCGTGCAGACCCTTATCTTCTTGGACCTGGAGGCCACTGGCCTGCCTTCCTCCCGGCCCAAGGTCACGGAGCTGTGCCTGCTAGCCGTCCACAGATGTGCCCTGGAGAGCCCACCCACCCCTCAGGGGCAGCCTCCCACAGTGCCCTCGCCGCCCCGGGTGGTGGACAAGCTCTCTCTGTGCGTGGCGCCAGGGAAGGCCTGCAGCCCAGAAGCCAGTAAGATCACGGGCCTCAGCAcagctgtgctggcagcacaTGGGCGTCAACGCTTCGATGCCGACCTGGCCAACCTGCTCCAAGCCTTCCTGCAGCGCCAGCCACAGCCCTGGTGCCTCGTGGCGCACAACGGCGACCGCTATGACTTCCCCTTGCTCCAAGCAGAGCTGGCTTTACTAGGTCTTGCCAGTGTTCTGGACGGTGCCTTCTGTGTGGATAGCATTGCTGCCTTGAAGGCCCTGGAGCAGGCCGGCAGCCACTCGGAGCACGGCCCAAGGAAGAGCTACAGCCTGACCAGCATCTACACACGCCTGTATGGGCAGGCCCCGCCGGACTCCCACATGGCTGAGGGGGACGTCCTAGCCCTGCTCAGCATCTGTCAGTGGAGGCCACAGGCCCTGCTGCGCTGGGTGGATGCTCACGCCAGACCCTTCAGCACTGTCAAGCCCATGTATGGGGTCGTAGCCTCTGCTGGAACCAAACCAGGACCATCTGCCACCGCAGCCACTGTATCCCTGACTAGAGCCAGGGACACTAGTCCTAAGCTTGGCAGGGGCAGGAAGCCCAAAGCCCTTCTTCCAATGGAGGGCCCTGGAGCCTCACCCAGGGAGGGCTTGCTGGCCCCACTGGGCATGCTGGCCTTCCTGACCTTGGCAATAGCCACACTGTATGGGCTGTCCCTGGCCACACCTGGGCAGTAG